One genomic region from Actinocatenispora thailandica encodes:
- a CDS encoding nuclear transport factor 2 family protein: MDIDDAQRFAARWEASWNSHDLDRVLADYAEDVVFRSPFAATVVGTDTIVGKPALRAYWTAGLARLPDLHFTVTGVQVCLDTVVINYHNEAGRPVSEVLRLRDGLVVDGFGAYGPTPR; this comes from the coding sequence GTGGACATCGACGACGCGCAGCGGTTCGCCGCCCGCTGGGAAGCCAGCTGGAACTCGCACGACCTGGACCGGGTTCTCGCCGACTACGCCGAGGACGTGGTGTTCCGCTCCCCGTTCGCGGCGACCGTGGTCGGCACCGACACCATCGTCGGCAAGCCCGCGCTCCGGGCGTACTGGACCGCCGGGCTGGCCCGGCTGCCCGACCTGCACTTCACCGTGACCGGCGTGCAGGTATGCCTGGACACCGTGGTGATCAACTACCACAACGAGGCCGGTCGGCCGGTCAGCGAGGTACTCCGGCTGCGCGACGGCCTCGTCGTCGACGGTTTCGGCGCCTACGGCCCCACCCCGCGGTAG
- a CDS encoding amidase, protein MAWVGATASEIARAVRRGDATAGEVVDEHLRGLPAADAQLHAFREVRTVPALGEANVIDDLPDLGGLALAGVPVAVKENVPVAGETVWYGSPAASLPPAEADHEVVRRLRGAGAVVVGTTRMPELALFPVTDDETAITRNPWQLDHTPGGSSGGSAAAVAAGLVPIAHGNDGLGSLRIPAACCGLVALKPGRGVVPADIGETDWFGMAENGVLAGTVADAALGHAVLADDGGRLVGRRPAEPAPLNVAVSLRSPVVGVLPDTAVRDAVGRVARALVGLGHSARRADPSYPPRLVKATMARWFASAYADAERFGPETLQPRTRRHARLGAFAFGRGLVREADAERWREDSLAFFERHDLLLTPVLAGPPPAAARWSARGWLPNVLAAVRYAPYAAPWNVAALPALAVPAGTRPDGLPVGVQLVGPPGSEWLLLGVAAQLEQVGPWARHAPGYPRTDP, encoded by the coding sequence ATGGCTTGGGTCGGTGCCACGGCGAGCGAGATCGCGCGGGCGGTGCGACGCGGCGACGCCACCGCAGGCGAGGTGGTCGACGAGCACCTGCGCGGGCTGCCCGCCGCCGACGCGCAGCTGCACGCGTTCCGCGAGGTCCGCACGGTGCCGGCGCTCGGTGAGGCGAACGTCATCGACGACCTGCCCGACCTCGGCGGGCTCGCCCTCGCCGGAGTCCCGGTCGCGGTCAAGGAGAACGTCCCGGTCGCCGGGGAGACCGTCTGGTACGGATCGCCCGCCGCGAGTCTGCCGCCGGCCGAGGCCGACCACGAGGTCGTGCGGCGGCTGCGCGGCGCCGGCGCCGTGGTCGTCGGTACCACCCGGATGCCGGAACTGGCGCTGTTCCCGGTCACCGACGACGAGACCGCGATCACCCGAAACCCGTGGCAGCTCGACCACACACCGGGCGGTTCCTCCGGCGGTTCGGCCGCCGCCGTCGCCGCCGGCCTGGTGCCGATCGCGCACGGCAACGACGGCCTGGGTTCGCTGCGCATCCCGGCCGCCTGCTGCGGTCTCGTGGCGCTCAAACCCGGCCGCGGCGTGGTACCGGCGGACATCGGTGAGACCGACTGGTTCGGCATGGCGGAGAACGGCGTCCTCGCCGGCACCGTCGCGGACGCCGCACTCGGCCACGCGGTACTCGCCGACGACGGCGGGCGGTTGGTGGGCCGGCGGCCGGCGGAGCCGGCACCGTTGAACGTCGCGGTGTCGCTGCGCAGCCCGGTCGTCGGCGTGCTGCCGGACACCGCGGTGCGGGACGCCGTCGGCCGGGTGGCCCGGGCCCTGGTCGGCCTCGGGCACAGCGCCCGGCGGGCCGACCCGAGCTATCCGCCCCGGCTGGTGAAAGCCACCATGGCCCGCTGGTTCGCCTCGGCCTACGCCGACGCCGAGCGGTTCGGGCCGGAGACGTTGCAGCCGAGGACCCGGCGGCACGCCCGGCTCGGCGCGTTCGCCTTCGGCCGCGGGCTGGTCCGGGAGGCCGACGCGGAGCGTTGGCGCGAGGACAGCCTGGCATTCTTCGAACGGCACGACCTGCTGCTCACCCCGGTCCTCGCCGGGCCACCGCCGGCCGCGGCCCGCTGGTCCGCCCGCGGCTGGCTGCCGAACGTGCTGGCCGCGGTGCGGTACGCGCCCTACGCGGCGCCGTGGAACGTCGCGGCGCTACCGGCGCTGGCCGTACCGGCGGGGACCCGGCCGGACGGGCTGCCGGTCGGGGTGCAGCTGGTCGGCCCGCCGGGCAGCGAGTGGCTGCTGCTGGGCGTCGCCGCTCAGCTGGAACAGGTCGGACCCTGGGCCCGGCACGCCCCCGGCTACCCCCGGACCGATCCCTGA
- a CDS encoding DUF2269 family protein: MFTVLLTIHVVLAVFLIGPVAVIPMTALRSVRQRDAAAVRGGARQTAVFGFGSILVFLFGFGVMGSKPDWFSFSDLWLLVSVIAYVVAIVLVLALVVPDLRRAARAIEADPVDEARLGALRGRLSAVAGLASLLFLFIVVLMVARPF, encoded by the coding sequence ATGTTCACGGTGCTGTTGACGATCCACGTGGTACTGGCGGTCTTCCTGATCGGCCCGGTGGCGGTGATCCCGATGACCGCGTTGCGGTCGGTCCGGCAGCGTGACGCCGCCGCGGTGCGGGGCGGGGCGCGGCAGACCGCGGTGTTCGGGTTCGGCTCGATCCTGGTGTTCCTGTTCGGGTTCGGCGTGATGGGCAGCAAACCGGACTGGTTCAGCTTCTCCGACCTGTGGCTGCTGGTCTCGGTGATCGCCTACGTGGTGGCGATCGTGCTGGTCCTCGCGCTGGTCGTACCCGACCTGCGACGGGCCGCGCGCGCGATCGAGGCCGACCCGGTCGACGAGGCGCGGCTGGGCGCGTTGCGCGGCCGGCTCAGCGCGGTGGCCGGGCTGGCCAGCCTGCTGTTCCTGTTCATCGTCGTGCTGATGGTCGCCCGGCCGTTCTGA
- a CDS encoding NUDIX hydrolase yields MLTPILATLGYVTDGRNVLLIHRDKRPDDLHYGHYNGLGGKVEADEDVAAGMRREIAEESGLAVQRMTLRGTISWPGFGRHGADWFGFLFRVTAWQGTAHAGNHEGTLEWVPLERLPELPMWPSDKLFLPMVFDDDPTPFHGCMPFENGEMTSWSYSR; encoded by the coding sequence GTGCTGACCCCGATCCTCGCCACCCTCGGCTACGTCACCGACGGTCGCAACGTGCTGCTGATCCATCGCGACAAGCGACCCGACGACCTGCACTACGGGCACTACAACGGGCTCGGCGGCAAGGTGGAGGCGGACGAGGACGTCGCCGCCGGGATGCGGCGGGAGATCGCCGAGGAGTCCGGCCTCGCCGTCCAGCGGATGACGCTGCGCGGCACGATCTCCTGGCCCGGCTTCGGCCGGCACGGCGCCGACTGGTTCGGGTTCCTGTTCCGGGTCACCGCCTGGCAGGGCACCGCGCACGCCGGCAACCACGAGGGCACTCTGGAATGGGTACCGCTGGAGCGCCTTCCGGAGTTGCCGATGTGGCCGAGCGACAAGCTGTTCCTGCCGATGGTCTTCGACGACGATCCGACGCCGTTTCACGGCTGCATGCCGTTCGAGAACGGCGAGATGACCTCCTGGAGCTATTCGCGCTGA
- a CDS encoding citrate synthase, with protein sequence MPDPRWLTTEQAAQLLGVKASTVYAYVSRGQLTRHHGPDRRSSRFERAEVERLAARARRGGRAGALDVVLDTELTLLDPAGRLYFRGRDATVLASQPFEQVAELLWAGPAERPDPPVWAAEPRMLAVARAVQAALPPGTRPADRFRVAVAALPATDPFRYDQRPAAVAATGRGLIAAAVDCLPPRSAPVDDSVAARLWAGCADRPPTPAQLRAFDAALVLSADHELAVSALAARVAASARADPYLAVLAGLAALGGGLHGGSVGAAEALLTELAAGRTVADLVADRLAAGDQVPGFGHAVYTGTDPRAEAVLRLLGRGPDAALGGRFDELVAAVGRHGGPRPNFDLALGALAVTWNLAPGSAEAVFVLGRCAGLLGHTIEEYRHRFRFRPRAVYVGAAPATDG encoded by the coding sequence ATGCCCGACCCGCGATGGTTGACCACCGAACAGGCCGCCCAGCTGCTCGGCGTCAAGGCCAGCACCGTGTACGCGTACGTCAGCCGCGGCCAGCTCACCCGGCACCACGGACCCGACCGGCGCAGCTCCCGGTTCGAACGGGCCGAGGTGGAACGGCTCGCGGCGCGGGCGCGCCGCGGTGGCCGCGCCGGCGCCCTCGACGTCGTGCTGGACACCGAGCTGACCCTGCTCGACCCGGCCGGCCGGTTGTACTTCCGCGGCCGGGACGCCACCGTGCTCGCGAGCCAGCCGTTCGAGCAGGTCGCCGAGCTGCTCTGGGCCGGCCCCGCCGAACGCCCCGATCCGCCGGTGTGGGCCGCCGAGCCGCGGATGCTCGCGGTGGCGCGCGCGGTGCAGGCGGCGCTGCCGCCGGGCACCCGGCCGGCGGACCGGTTCCGGGTCGCCGTGGCCGCCCTGCCGGCAACCGACCCCTTCCGGTACGACCAGCGGCCCGCGGCGGTGGCCGCCACCGGCCGCGGCCTGATCGCCGCCGCCGTCGACTGCCTACCACCGCGCAGCGCACCCGTGGACGACAGCGTGGCGGCGCGGCTGTGGGCCGGCTGCGCTGACCGGCCACCGACCCCGGCCCAGCTGCGCGCGTTCGACGCCGCGCTGGTGCTCAGTGCCGATCACGAGTTGGCGGTCAGCGCGCTCGCCGCGCGGGTCGCCGCATCGGCCCGGGCCGACCCGTACCTGGCGGTGCTGGCCGGGTTGGCGGCGCTCGGCGGCGGGCTGCACGGCGGTTCGGTCGGCGCCGCCGAGGCGCTGCTCACCGAGCTGGCGGCCGGCCGTACGGTCGCCGACCTGGTCGCCGACCGGCTCGCGGCGGGCGACCAGGTGCCGGGCTTCGGCCACGCCGTCTACACCGGTACCGACCCGCGCGCCGAGGCGGTGCTCCGGCTGCTCGGCCGGGGCCCGGACGCGGCACTGGGCGGCCGGTTCGACGAGCTGGTCGCGGCGGTCGGCCGGCACGGCGGACCGCGCCCCAACTTCGACCTGGCGCTCGGTGCGCTCGCCGTGACCTGGAACCTGGCGCCGGGCAGCGCCGAGGCGGTCTTCGTGCTGGGTCGCTGCGCCGGGCTGCTCGGCCACACGATCGAGGAGTACCGGCACCGGTTCCGCTTCCGCCCCCGCGCGGTCTACGTCGGAGCCGCCCCAGCCACCGACGGCTGA
- a CDS encoding DUF2332 domain-containing protein, with amino-acid sequence MTVDHVRRPDRRDLARRFSHGEREFTSSPLYQRLSGIVAADDRLLAIAEHCRAGQQPTNLLFAAVHYLLLSGAGTPPPLAAWYPSLGGTRDPRDPALTSVFTDFCGTHEAALTALVASRLVQTNVVQRSAALRIGLAAIDEPGPVTLLEVGASGGIHLAFDAYRCRIGDIEIGPTGSPVRIRTEWRSPLPVPTRIPEIGDRLGIDLHPIDLTDPTERRWLRALVWPENLPQYELLRAAADLVAARSPRILVGDAATLLPQLDETLPTDRPLVVWHAATRVHVPQERRAAFDAAIGALGRRRRLYTVSLEAPDDTAQWYARYGISYALSVRAGAEPARRLAAADGHLTWIEPLPEPGAGT; translated from the coding sequence ATGACCGTCGACCACGTACGCCGCCCCGACCGCCGGGACCTCGCCCGCCGCTTCTCCCACGGCGAGCGGGAGTTCACCAGCTCGCCGCTGTACCAGCGGCTGTCCGGCATCGTGGCCGCCGACGACCGGTTGCTCGCCATCGCCGAACACTGCCGCGCCGGCCAGCAACCCACCAACCTGCTGTTCGCCGCGGTGCACTACCTGCTGCTGTCCGGCGCCGGCACACCGCCGCCGCTCGCCGCGTGGTACCCGTCGCTCGGCGGCACCCGGGACCCCCGCGACCCGGCGTTGACGTCGGTGTTCACCGACTTCTGCGGTACCCACGAGGCGGCGCTGACCGCGCTCGTCGCCAGCCGGCTGGTGCAGACCAACGTGGTCCAGCGCTCCGCCGCGCTGCGCATCGGGCTGGCCGCGATCGACGAACCGGGGCCCGTCACCCTGCTGGAGGTCGGCGCGAGCGGCGGCATCCACCTGGCCTTCGACGCCTACCGGTGCCGCATCGGCGACATCGAGATCGGTCCCACCGGCTCGCCGGTACGCATCCGGACCGAGTGGCGCTCGCCGCTGCCGGTGCCGACCCGCATTCCCGAGATCGGTGACCGGCTCGGCATCGACCTGCACCCGATCGACCTGACCGACCCGACCGAGCGCCGCTGGCTGCGCGCCCTGGTCTGGCCGGAGAACCTGCCGCAGTACGAGCTGCTGCGCGCCGCCGCCGACCTGGTCGCGGCGCGCTCGCCGCGGATCCTCGTCGGCGACGCCGCCACGCTGCTGCCGCAGTTGGACGAGACCCTGCCGACCGACCGGCCGCTCGTGGTCTGGCACGCGGCCACCCGGGTGCACGTACCGCAGGAGCGACGGGCGGCGTTCGACGCCGCGATCGGCGCGCTCGGCCGGCGTCGCCGGCTGTACACCGTGTCGCTGGAGGCGCCGGACGACACCGCGCAGTGGTACGCCCGGTACGGGATCAGCTACGCGCTCAGCGTGCGCGCCGGGGCGGAGCCGGCCCGCCGGCTCGCCGCCGCCGACGGCCACCTCACCTGGATCGAGCCGCTCCCGGAGCCGGGCGCCGGTACCTGA
- a CDS encoding PspC domain-containing protein — protein MALYRPREGRMIAGVCAGLAHRFGLSVGLVRLLFVLSVILPGSQLLVYVLLWLLMPNEDRVSYHVA, from the coding sequence ATGGCGTTGTATCGTCCGCGCGAGGGTCGCATGATCGCCGGGGTGTGCGCCGGGCTGGCGCACCGGTTCGGGCTGTCGGTGGGCCTGGTCCGGCTGCTGTTCGTGCTGTCGGTGATCCTGCCCGGCAGCCAGCTGCTGGTGTACGTGCTGCTCTGGCTGCTGATGCCGAACGAGGACCGGGTCAGCTATCACGTCGCCTGA
- the greA gene encoding transcription elongation factor GreA — protein MSTTDREAPVTWLSQDAHDRLKSELDELIAKRPEIAAEINERREEGDLRENGGYHAAREEQSKMEGRIRYLQELLRGARVGEAPKSDSIAPGTVVTIQFDGDPNDTEKFLLGSREIAATTDLTVYSPESALGQAILGHNSGDTVSYTAPSGADISVTIVDFEPYQG, from the coding sequence GTGTCGACGACCGACCGCGAGGCACCTGTGACCTGGCTGTCCCAGGACGCCCATGACCGGCTCAAGAGCGAGCTTGACGAGCTCATCGCCAAGCGGCCGGAGATCGCCGCCGAGATCAACGAGCGGCGCGAAGAGGGCGACCTGCGGGAGAACGGCGGATACCACGCCGCCCGCGAGGAACAGAGCAAGATGGAGGGCCGGATCCGATACCTGCAGGAGCTGCTGCGCGGCGCCCGGGTCGGGGAGGCGCCGAAGAGCGACTCGATCGCGCCGGGCACGGTGGTGACGATCCAGTTCGACGGCGACCCGAACGACACCGAGAAGTTCCTGCTCGGCTCGCGCGAGATCGCGGCGACCACCGATCTGACCGTCTACAGCCCGGAATCGGCGCTGGGCCAGGCGATCCTCGGTCACAACTCCGGCGACACGGTGAGCTACACCGCCCCCAGCGGTGCGGACATCTCGGTCACGATCGTCGATTTCGAGCCCTACCAGGGCTGA
- a CDS encoding DUF4307 domain-containing protein has protein sequence MTSIRSGVTTPTFPPGRYGRRRERRATPRWVLPVLIAGVLAAGLAVSVGYYQRFGESEYQAQVVRSRVVNSSTVAMTLRISHPDDKATSCTVRSRAYDGAEVGRAEVTLPAGAPDDTVEYSLHTSRQAYTAEVVGCGPAH, from the coding sequence GTGACCAGCATCCGGAGCGGCGTGACGACGCCGACATTTCCGCCGGGCCGTTACGGCCGCCGGCGGGAGCGTCGCGCAACGCCGCGCTGGGTGCTTCCGGTGCTGATCGCCGGGGTCCTCGCGGCGGGCCTGGCCGTCTCCGTCGGGTACTACCAGCGGTTCGGCGAGTCGGAATACCAGGCCCAGGTGGTGCGTTCGCGAGTGGTGAACTCGTCCACGGTGGCGATGACCCTGCGGATCTCACACCCCGACGACAAGGCGACCAGCTGTACGGTCCGGTCCCGCGCCTACGACGGCGCCGAGGTCGGCCGGGCCGAGGTGACGCTCCCGGCGGGTGCACCCGACGACACCGTCGAGTATTCGTTGCACACGTCCCGCCAGGCGTACACAGCCGAAGTCGTGGGCTGCGGCCCGGCACACTAG